One Helianthus annuus cultivar XRQ/B chromosome 12, HanXRQr2.0-SUNRISE, whole genome shotgun sequence genomic region harbors:
- the LOC110878139 gene encoding cytochrome P450 CYP82D47: MDLLLPLVIFVASILCFFIFSSRINNGLGARTPEAAGSWPIIGHLHLLAGSKVTHRLLGSMADKFGPVFTLKLGVHRVLVVSNSEMAKECLTTNDRVFASRPKALASELMGYNYANFGFAPYGPYWRHIRKIIVHELVSQHRLQMLAHIRVSEVKSSIIDIYRSWVRNKEFSETVMVDMKEWFGNLIVNMVVRMLFGDHFSSGQQNREEFLKAIRRFVDLFGAFVPSDAIPWLRWLDLGGYEKKMKKTALEIDIVVNGWLEDHKKKMSSTSTMQEEESRHQAVFLAALLSHVKEEVKEEVYGFSTEQIVKATCLAIFVAATDTTTVTLTWALALLVNNPLVLKKAQQELENYVGRDRKVEESDMNNLVYLQAIIKETMRLYPAAALSVPHESTEDCNVGGYTVPKGTRLFVNIWKIHHDPQIWTDPFEFRPERFLTTKKEINVKGQHFELIPFGSGRRICPGISFAFEAMQLILASLIHGFEFQNPSNEQIEMTESPGLTSQKATPLELLVAPRLLPHVYGVLA, translated from the exons ATGGATTTACTTTTACCACTAGTAATCTTTGTTGCcagtattttatgtttttttatctttagtaGTAGGATCAACAACGGGTTGGGAGCGAGAACACCAGAAGCTGCTGGATCATGGCCCATAATTGGCCACTTGCATCTTTTAGCTGGTTCCAAAGTTACTCACAGACTGTTGGGTTCTATGGCGGACAAGTTTGGACCAGTTTTCACTCTTAAACTTGGTGTCCATCGAGTTCTAGTTGTTAGCAATTCTGAGATGGCTAAAGAGTGTTTAACTACCAATGATAGAGTCTTTGCTAGCCGGCCAAAAGCCTTGGCAAGCGAGCTAATGGGCTACAACTATGCTAATTTCGGCTTTGCACCATATGGACCATACTGGCGTCATATTCGAAAGATAATTGTGCATGAGCTGGTGTCTCAACATCGCCTTCAAATGCTTGCACATATTCGCGTCTCTGAAGTGAAGTCATCCATAATAGACATCTACAGAAGTTGGGTTCGAAATAAAGAGTTTTCTGAAACCGTAATGGTTGACATGAAAGAATGGTTTGGAAACTTGATTGTGAACATGGTTGTAAGGATGTTGTTTGGCGATCATTTTTCATCTGGTCAACAAAATAGAGAAGAGTTTCTAAAGGCCATTAGGCGGTTTGTGGACCTGTTTGGAGCGTTTGTTCCATCAGATGCCATTCCATGGTTGAGGTGGTTAGATTTAGGAGGGtatgagaagaagatgaagaagacgGCGCTAGAGATAGATATTGTAGTTAATGGATGGCTAGAAGACCATAAAAAGAAGATGAGTTCTACTTCTACAATGCAGGAAGAAGAGAGCAGACACCAAGCAGTCTTCCTGGCTGCATTGTTATCCCATGTTAAGGAAGAAGTAAAGGAGGAAGTGTATGGCTTCAGCACTGAACAGATTGTGAAAGCAACATGCTTG GCGATATTTGTAGCAGCTACTGACACGACAACAGTGACTCTAACATGGGCTTTAGCTTTACTAGTCAACAACCCGCTGGTGTTAAAAAAAGCCCAACAAGAGCTTGAAAACTATGTTGGAAGAGATAGAAAAGTTGAAGAGTCAGACATGAACAATTTGGTCTATCTTCAAGCCATTATCAAAGAGACAATGCGTCTTTATCCAGCTGCGGCCCTTTCGGTTCCTCATGAATCTACAGAAGACTGCAATGTAGGCGGTTACACTGTCCCTAAAGGCACTCGCCTTTTTGTAAATATTTGGAAGATTCATCACGATCCACAAATTTGGACTGATCCATTTGAGTTCCGACCTGAGAGGTTCTTGACAACCAAAAAAGAAATCAATGTGAAGGGACAGCATTTCGAGTTGATTCCATTTGGAAGTGGTAGAAGAATATGCCCGGGGATCTCCTTTGCTTTTGAAGCTATGCAGTTGATACTGGCCAGCCTAATTCATGGATTTGAGTTCCAAAATCCATCAAATGAGCAGATTGAGATGACAGAAAGTCCAGGACTAACTAGTCAAAAAGCTACTCCACTTGAGCTACTTGTCGCACCTCGACTATTGCCACATGTGTATGGAGTCTTGGCTTAG